One window of the Carnobacterium maltaromaticum DSM 20342 genome contains the following:
- a CDS encoding MurR/RpiR family transcriptional regulator: MQTFYKRLLQKRETLSLLEKQVLEYILSHPEKIIQMNLSQVSKETFVSTATISRTCKQLGYAGFQELKYTLSQYVKTEKQQLPLSFSSITGIEEMAERIRVEVDQTLSHLNKENLSKGADYLIKSNRVEFFGVGASLPSCLDAARKLTFSGRIANAREDWDELRAVAHSLTPDDVAILVSYSGETIHIIEFATILKERNVPIIGIIGTDNSQLEQLASLTYQAKITNCYYGDVDMSSRIPLNLVLEFLIIHYLNISTLLTD, encoded by the coding sequence ATGCAAACATTTTACAAACGTCTGCTGCAAAAACGCGAAACTCTTAGTCTATTAGAAAAACAGGTTTTAGAATATATTTTAAGTCATCCTGAAAAAATTATCCAGATGAATTTGAGCCAGGTTTCTAAAGAGACTTTTGTTTCTACTGCAACGATTAGTCGAACCTGCAAACAGCTTGGCTATGCAGGTTTTCAAGAATTAAAATATACTCTTAGCCAATATGTTAAGACTGAAAAACAACAACTACCATTAAGTTTTTCTTCTATAACAGGAATTGAAGAGATGGCTGAACGTATTCGTGTTGAAGTTGATCAAACTTTGTCTCATCTAAATAAAGAAAATCTAAGTAAAGGTGCTGATTATTTAATCAAAAGTAATCGAGTTGAATTTTTTGGTGTTGGTGCCTCTTTACCTAGTTGCTTAGATGCGGCTCGAAAATTAACTTTTTCTGGTCGCATCGCCAATGCTCGGGAAGATTGGGATGAGTTGCGTGCTGTCGCCCATAGCTTGACACCTGATGATGTTGCTATACTAGTTTCTTATAGCGGCGAAACCATTCATATTATTGAATTTGCTACTATTTTAAAGGAACGGAACGTCCCGATTATCGGAATTATCGGGACTGATAATAGTCAATTAGAGCAGTTGGCTAGCTTAACTTACCAAGCCAAAATTACAAATTGTTATTATGGCGACGTCGATATGAGTTCGCGAATCCCTCTCAATCTAGTTCTTGAATTTCTAATTATCCATTACTTAAATATCTCCACATTGCTAACGGATTGA
- the malX gene encoding maltose/glucose-specific PTS transporter subunit IIBC has translation MNMEKKKFNFWEFFQGLGKTFMLPVALLAFMGLLLGIGSSFSSPSTLETLPFLNQPWLQIIFKFMSTIGGFAFTYLPLLFAMAIPLGLARYEKGVAALSGFVGYVIMNLSINFYLTETGRLADLDNLREAGQGMVMGIQTVEMGVLGGIIVGIIVYLLHSNFYDIQLPDAFAFFGGARFIPIITSLVLAIVGILIPMIWPIFAMAITGIGTLIQKSGIFGPFLFGAGERLLLPFGLHHILVSMIRFTEAGGTEIVNGQSISGALNIFYAQLQSGTPISPAATAFLSQGKMPTFMFGLPAAALAMYQTALPENRHKVKGLLISGVIATFVTGITEPIEFLFLFIAPALYGFHVIMTGLGFMLMALLGVVIGNTDGGILDFIIFGVLQGNYTKWYLVVVAGIIWFVIYYSVFKYVILKFNLKTPGREVLQEDFSEAELTHKKKGKYDGARILAALGGSQNIDSLDNCITRLRLVVKDMTLIDDAELTACGALGVMKLNDTNLQVIIGTQVASVKNQIEKIL, from the coding sequence CTGAATATGGAAAAGAAGAAGTTTAATTTTTGGGAATTTTTTCAAGGGTTAGGTAAAACCTTTATGTTACCTGTTGCGTTATTGGCTTTTATGGGATTGCTATTAGGGATTGGAAGTTCTTTTTCTAGCCCCTCAACTCTCGAGACATTGCCATTTTTAAATCAACCTTGGTTGCAAATTATTTTTAAATTTATGTCGACGATTGGCGGCTTTGCTTTTACTTATTTGCCGCTATTATTCGCTATGGCGATACCACTAGGTTTAGCACGTTATGAAAAAGGTGTTGCAGCTTTATCTGGTTTTGTTGGCTATGTGATCATGAATTTGTCTATCAATTTTTATTTAACTGAGACTGGAAGATTAGCTGACTTAGACAATTTAAGAGAAGCTGGTCAGGGTATGGTTATGGGCATCCAAACAGTTGAAATGGGTGTTTTAGGTGGAATTATTGTTGGAATTATTGTTTATTTATTGCATAGCAATTTTTATGATATTCAATTGCCAGATGCTTTCGCCTTTTTTGGTGGGGCACGCTTTATTCCAATCATTACTTCATTAGTTTTAGCTATTGTTGGGATTTTAATTCCCATGATTTGGCCAATTTTTGCGATGGCCATTACTGGAATTGGAACATTAATTCAAAAATCAGGCATCTTTGGTCCATTTTTATTTGGTGCTGGTGAGCGACTTTTACTTCCATTTGGTTTGCATCACATTTTAGTTTCAATGATCCGCTTTACTGAAGCTGGTGGGACAGAAATTGTAAATGGACAATCCATTTCGGGAGCCTTAAATATTTTCTATGCACAACTACAAAGTGGCACCCCAATCAGTCCTGCTGCTACAGCCTTTTTGTCGCAAGGTAAGATGCCAACCTTTATGTTTGGTTTACCCGCAGCAGCTTTGGCCATGTATCAAACTGCCTTGCCTGAAAATCGACATAAAGTTAAAGGACTCTTAATTTCAGGGGTTATTGCTACATTTGTAACTGGAATTACTGAGCCTATTGAGTTTCTCTTCTTATTTATTGCTCCGGCTTTATATGGATTCCATGTTATTATGACTGGCTTAGGCTTTATGCTAATGGCTTTGCTTGGTGTTGTAATTGGCAATACAGATGGTGGAATTTTAGACTTCATTATTTTTGGAGTGCTTCAAGGAAATTATACAAAATGGTATCTAGTAGTAGTAGCTGGCATAATCTGGTTTGTTATTTATTATTCTGTTTTTAAATATGTCATTTTAAAATTCAATTTAAAAACACCTGGTCGTGAAGTTCTACAAGAAGACTTCTCTGAAGCCGAACTCACTCATAAGAAAAAAGGAAAGTATGACGGCGCTAGAATTTTAGCAGCTTTAGGTGGTAGTCAAAACATTGATTCATTAGATAATTGTATTACACGATTACGTTTAGTAGTGAAAGATATGACCTTGATTGATGATGCTGAATTAACAGCCTGTGGAGCTTTAGGTGTAATGAAATTAAATGATACCAATCTTCAAGTGATTATCGGAACACAAGTTGCTTCCGTAAAAAATCAAATTGAAAAAATATTGTAA
- a CDS encoding MalY/PatB family protein gives MKQTNFDEVTDRTGTYCTQWDYIEDRFGEKNLLPFSVSDTDFKVPTAIIDTLKKRMDHEIFGYTRWNHLSFKGAIQQWYQNRFQSTIETDWVLYSPSVIYSVAKLIELKSERGDYIVMQTPAYDAFFKTITDNRRIIHENPLLFNDGHYTIDFIDLEKRLSHPKTKIFLLCSPHNPTGRVWTKVELLKIIALCQKYDVFMISDDIHMDIVRSDFTYLPLTSCTTDLKNIAICSSASKTFNTPGLICSYLLIPDDKLREEFLVTLKNRDGLSSTSIFGMLSTISAYHECAPWVDELNLYVTNNLVLLQEFLTTELPEIQLVKPEATYLAWLDVSRLPYTSKQLQDALIHYGKVAIMPGNTYGTAGENFIRMNVGCPREKLIDGLQRLKLAVNQLKSQEEFTC, from the coding sequence ATGAAGCAAACAAATTTTGATGAAGTAACTGATCGAACAGGCACTTACTGCACACAATGGGATTATATCGAAGATCGCTTTGGTGAAAAAAATTTATTGCCATTCTCTGTCTCTGATACAGATTTTAAGGTACCCACGGCGATTATTGACACACTAAAAAAACGAATGGATCATGAAATTTTCGGCTATACTCGCTGGAATCATCTTTCTTTTAAAGGTGCGATTCAGCAGTGGTATCAAAATCGATTTCAGTCTACTATCGAAACAGATTGGGTACTATATAGTCCTTCTGTTATTTACTCCGTGGCTAAATTAATTGAATTAAAATCTGAAAGGGGCGATTATATTGTGATGCAAACCCCTGCTTATGACGCTTTTTTTAAAACAATCACAGACAATCGACGTATAATTCATGAGAATCCTTTGCTTTTTAATGACGGACATTATACAATTGATTTTATAGATTTAGAGAAACGACTTTCTCATCCTAAAACAAAAATTTTCTTATTATGTAGCCCGCATAATCCTACAGGGCGAGTTTGGACAAAAGTCGAATTGCTAAAAATAATTGCGTTGTGCCAGAAGTATGATGTGTTTATGATTTCTGACGATATTCATATGGATATTGTCAGATCTGATTTCACTTATCTCCCACTGACTAGTTGCACAACAGATTTAAAAAACATTGCCATTTGTAGCTCTGCTAGTAAGACCTTTAATACTCCAGGGTTAATTTGTTCGTATTTATTGATCCCCGATGATAAATTACGCGAAGAATTTCTTGTTACTCTAAAAAATCGTGATGGTCTTTCTTCTACTAGTATTTTTGGAATGCTTAGTACGATTTCTGCTTATCATGAGTGCGCACCTTGGGTCGATGAACTAAATCTATATGTGACAAACAATTTGGTTCTGTTACAAGAGTTTCTAACAACAGAACTACCAGAAATTCAATTGGTCAAACCTGAAGCAACTTACTTGGCTTGGTTGGATGTTTCACGGCTACCTTATACGAGTAAACAGCTTCAAGATGCCTTGATTCATTATGGCAAAGTAGCAATTATGCCTGGAAATACCTATGGCACAGCTGGTGAGAATTTTATTCGCATGAATGTCGGCTGTCCTAGAGAAAAATTAATAGATGGTTTACAACGCTTAAAGTTAGCTGTTAATCAACTTAAATCACAGGAGGAATTTACATGTTAG
- a CDS encoding RidA family protein, whose product MLEKIYTDQAPAAIGPYSQAIKIENTLYTSGQIPVDPTNGKVISTEITEQAQQVMKNLQAVLEEGGSNLNSVIKTTCFLTDMADFAAFNEVYGSYFGDHKPARSCVAVKELPLNVRVEVEAIAVI is encoded by the coding sequence ATGTTAGAAAAAATTTATACTGATCAAGCACCTGCCGCAATTGGACCGTACTCACAAGCAATAAAAATAGAAAACACTCTTTACACTTCTGGCCAAATTCCCGTTGATCCAACAAATGGAAAAGTCATTTCAACCGAAATTACCGAACAAGCTCAGCAAGTAATGAAAAATTTGCAAGCCGTTTTAGAAGAAGGTGGATCTAACTTAAATTCTGTTATTAAAACAACTTGTTTCTTAACAGATATGGCTGATTTCGCAGCTTTTAATGAAGTCTATGGCTCTTATTTTGGCGATCACAAACCAGCACGTTCATGTGTAGCTGTTAAAGAATTGCCTTTAAATGTTCGCGTTGAAGTTGAAGCGATTGCTGTAATTTAA
- the tyrS gene encoding tyrosine--tRNA ligase, which translates to MNIIEELEWRDAINQQTDAEGLKELVTEKKISLYCGVDPTGDSMHIGHLIPFMMMKRFQLAGHHPYILIGGATGTIGDPSGRTSERQLQTMEQVQQNVDALTAQMQNLFDFGGNDDVTMVNNYDWTHDLTLLDFLRDYGKNFNINTMLAKDIVSSRLDTGISFTEFTYQILQSMDYLHLFKHHDVQLQIGGADQWGNITAGLDLIRKKEGSEAKAFGLTIPLMLKADGTKFGKTAGGAIWLDPKKTTPFEFFQFWLNQDDRDVIKYLKFFTFLTQDEISALAEKVATEPHKREAQKTLAREMTHFVHGQKALDEAEKITSALFTGDVKNLTADEIEEGFKNMPTFEAPKEEKNIVDWLVELGIEPSKRQAREDITNGAISMNGEKVLSLEAIASPSNSFDERFILIRKGKKNYSLVKLV; encoded by the coding sequence ATGAATATTATTGAAGAATTAGAGTGGCGCGATGCCATTAATCAACAAACAGATGCTGAAGGATTAAAAGAATTGGTGACGGAAAAGAAAATTTCTCTCTATTGTGGTGTGGATCCAACTGGAGATAGCATGCATATTGGTCATTTAATTCCGTTTATGATGATGAAACGTTTCCAACTAGCTGGTCACCATCCTTATATTTTAATTGGTGGAGCAACAGGTACTATTGGTGATCCAAGTGGTAGAACTTCTGAACGTCAACTGCAAACAATGGAACAAGTTCAACAAAATGTGGATGCTTTAACAGCTCAAATGCAAAATCTTTTTGATTTTGGTGGCAATGATGATGTCACAATGGTTAACAATTACGATTGGACACATGATTTAACCTTACTAGATTTTTTAAGAGATTACGGTAAAAACTTCAATATTAATACAATGTTAGCAAAAGATATTGTTTCAAGTCGTTTAGATACGGGTATTTCTTTTACTGAATTTACGTACCAAATTCTACAATCAATGGATTACCTACATCTATTTAAACACCATGATGTGCAATTACAAATTGGTGGTGCAGATCAGTGGGGAAATATTACGGCCGGATTAGATTTAATTCGCAAAAAAGAAGGCTCTGAAGCCAAAGCCTTTGGTTTAACAATTCCATTAATGTTAAAAGCTGATGGTACTAAATTTGGTAAAACTGCTGGTGGCGCTATTTGGTTGGACCCAAAGAAAACAACACCTTTTGAGTTCTTCCAATTCTGGTTAAATCAAGATGACCGTGATGTGATCAAATACTTGAAATTCTTTACTTTCTTAACACAAGATGAGATTTCAGCTTTAGCAGAAAAAGTAGCAACTGAACCACATAAACGTGAAGCACAAAAAACATTAGCTCGTGAGATGACCCATTTTGTTCATGGTCAAAAAGCATTAGATGAAGCCGAAAAAATCACGTCTGCTTTATTTACAGGTGATGTGAAAAATCTAACTGCTGATGAAATTGAGGAAGGCTTTAAAAACATGCCTACATTTGAAGCACCTAAAGAAGAAAAAAACATCGTTGATTGGCTAGTTGAATTAGGAATTGAACCCTCTAAACGCCAAGCACGTGAAGATATTACAAATGGTGCAATTTCAATGAATGGCGAAAAAGTTTTAAGTTTAGAAGCTATCGCTTCACCAAGCAATTCTTTTGACGAACGCTTTATCTTAATCCGTAAAGGGAAGAAAAATTACTCGTTAGTTAAATTAGTTTAA
- a CDS encoding GNAT family N-acetyltransferase — protein sequence MIGLKKATNKEDAILLNKLAREIWEEYYTAIIGAEQVEYMLTNLQSTEKIYQDIVNGMNYFLINFDGKTVGYTGFQLENDYLFLSKLYVKSTARQHGIGKKVFQQIQNIARENDLLKIQLTVNKYNDKSIAAYKKMGFVTVKEQVVDIGGGYIMDDFVMEYSLEDNTK from the coding sequence ATGATTGGATTAAAAAAAGCCACGAATAAAGAAGATGCTATCTTACTCAACAAACTAGCTAGAGAAATTTGGGAAGAGTATTATACAGCCATTATTGGTGCTGAACAAGTAGAGTATATGCTAACGAACTTGCAATCTACTGAAAAAATTTATCAAGATATTGTCAATGGCATGAACTATTTTTTGATAAATTTCGATGGGAAAACAGTCGGCTATACTGGCTTCCAGTTAGAAAACGACTATTTATTTTTAAGTAAACTCTATGTAAAATCTACAGCTAGACAACATGGCATTGGGAAAAAGGTCTTTCAACAAATTCAGAATATCGCTCGTGAAAACGACCTACTTAAAATCCAATTAACAGTCAATAAATATAATGACAAATCCATTGCTGCATATAAAAAAATGGGATTCGTAACTGTAAAAGAACAAGTTGTAGATATCGGTGGCGGATATATTATGGATGATTTTGTAATGGAATACAGCCTTGAGGATAACACTAAATAA
- a CDS encoding AzlD domain-containing protein, producing MNNQLILLILGMAFVSYLPRVIPMMYFSKREIPQWFHDWMKYVPAALFAALFFKDVFIVDHSFSLITNIKVLAAVLVMIVAYKTKSMGLSVVAGLGSLLLLNYLM from the coding sequence ATGAATAATCAGCTTATTTTATTAATATTAGGAATGGCTTTTGTATCGTACTTGCCTCGTGTGATTCCGATGATGTATTTTTCCAAACGAGAAATTCCCCAGTGGTTCCATGATTGGATGAAATATGTACCGGCAGCGTTATTCGCAGCATTATTTTTTAAAGATGTTTTTATTGTGGATCACAGTTTTAGCCTCATAACAAATATAAAAGTTTTAGCTGCAGTGCTTGTTATGATTGTTGCTTATAAAACCAAATCAATGGGTCTTTCAGTAGTTGCTGGCTTAGGGTCGCTTCTTTTACTAAATTATTTGATGTAA
- a CDS encoding AzlC family ABC transporter permease codes for MLKKNQAIWRETLKVAMPLCLSYIPVGLACGVLLQKVGFNGFYTALISFLVFSGGAQFLAAAMLVDAAPIASIILMTLFLELRYILLSSSLSTFIKQEKKGFIALFTRTINDENYAVNYLKFSTDKNWTSKKALMVNRYSLASWLISNVIGSMLGSTIPLDTHIVDFALTAMFIYMFTMQLQNKLIIFVGLLSGVLSVVTMLVFQSTIGLIIATVIASLTGYFIEKKLKVTKVVDKPMLMDRKPIETEVTASNE; via the coding sequence ATGTTAAAGAAAAATCAAGCGATCTGGCGCGAAACGTTAAAAGTTGCGATGCCACTTTGTCTAAGCTATATTCCTGTTGGACTGGCTTGCGGTGTTTTGTTGCAGAAGGTCGGTTTTAATGGTTTTTACACTGCACTTATTTCCTTTTTAGTGTTTTCTGGTGGGGCACAGTTTTTAGCCGCCGCGATGTTAGTTGATGCTGCTCCGATAGCTTCAATTATTCTAATGACTTTATTTTTAGAATTACGTTATATTTTATTAAGTTCCAGCCTTTCCACCTTTATAAAACAAGAAAAGAAAGGTTTTATTGCACTGTTTACTAGAACTATTAATGATGAAAATTACGCTGTGAATTACTTGAAATTTTCAACAGATAAAAATTGGACAAGTAAAAAAGCTTTAATGGTCAATCGCTATTCATTAGCTTCTTGGCTAATTAGTAATGTAATTGGGTCAATGCTTGGTTCAACGATTCCATTGGATACACATATTGTCGATTTTGCCTTAACAGCGATGTTTATCTATATGTTTACGATGCAATTACAAAATAAACTAATTATTTTTGTTGGGTTGTTGTCGGGTGTCCTTTCTGTGGTGACGATGTTAGTATTCCAAAGTACGATCGGATTAATTATAGCTACAGTAATCGCTTCTTTGACAGGTTACTTTATTGAGAAGAAACTGAAGGTTACTAAAGTCGTTGATAAACCTATGTTAATGGATCGGAAACCGATTGAAACGGAGGTCACAGCCAGCAATGAATAA
- a CDS encoding amidase, with translation MSHLDGLALAEKIRNSEVTPTKLIEEAFKKIKSENPTLNFVTSTRFSKAIEEAQVRDFSTLPFGGVPILIKGLGQDLAGEPSTAGAKLLRNNSALTTSHFVSALEKAGFIVIGQTNTPEFGFKNITDPELYGPTSNPWNPAYSAGGSSGGAAAAVASGTLPIAAASDGGGSIRIPASFSGLVGLKPTRGKTPVGPGTGRNWQGAAISFALTTSIRDTAAMLDALQVIEPSAAFQASLYEPGYLTSLGTLAKKKFRIAYSLASPVHTPVSTAAKNAVLDAVTFLKAQGHHVVEKEPDIDGIALMESYYVMNAGETAAMFKNLEKQLARSLTIEDMELMTWTLFNAGKHISAADYSNSLALWDQAAEKMAAFNQEYDLYLTPTTATTAPKIAAELQTPEQIQQMKQVEKLSSKEQMQLIWDMFEKSLALSPFTQQANLTGQPAISLPTHIAENGLPLGIHFTAPKNREEWLLEIGLEFEQARLFKMRE, from the coding sequence ATGAGTCATTTGGATGGATTAGCTTTAGCCGAAAAAATTAGAAACAGCGAAGTAACACCGACAAAATTAATTGAAGAAGCCTTTAAAAAAATTAAGTCAGAAAATCCGACACTTAATTTTGTCACTTCCACACGTTTTTCAAAAGCGATAGAAGAAGCCCAAGTTCGAGATTTTTCAACTTTACCCTTTGGTGGAGTTCCGATATTAATTAAAGGTTTAGGACAAGATTTAGCTGGTGAACCTAGTACTGCTGGGGCTAAGCTACTTCGAAATAACAGTGCACTCACAACAAGCCATTTTGTTTCAGCTTTGGAAAAAGCTGGATTTATCGTGATTGGTCAAACCAACACACCTGAATTTGGCTTTAAGAATATTACCGATCCTGAACTCTATGGACCGACAAGTAATCCTTGGAACCCAGCCTATTCTGCAGGTGGGTCTAGCGGTGGAGCAGCGGCCGCAGTAGCTAGTGGCACCTTGCCAATTGCTGCCGCTAGTGATGGTGGCGGATCGATTCGTATTCCAGCATCTTTTAGCGGTTTAGTCGGTTTAAAACCAACTCGTGGAAAAACACCAGTTGGACCAGGTACTGGTCGTAATTGGCAAGGAGCGGCGATTAGCTTTGCTTTGACGACGTCTATTCGTGATACGGCGGCGATGTTAGATGCTCTACAAGTGATTGAACCGAGTGCTGCATTCCAAGCAAGCTTATATGAACCTGGATATTTGACAAGTTTGGGAACTCTGGCGAAAAAAAAATTCAGAATCGCCTATTCTTTAGCTTCCCCAGTTCACACTCCAGTGAGCACTGCCGCCAAAAACGCAGTGTTAGATGCTGTGACTTTTCTTAAAGCACAAGGACATCACGTTGTTGAAAAAGAACCTGATATTGATGGGATTGCCTTAATGGAAAGTTACTATGTAATGAATGCTGGTGAAACAGCGGCAATGTTTAAAAATTTAGAAAAACAACTTGCCCGCTCTCTGACAATTGAAGATATGGAACTGATGACTTGGACTTTATTCAATGCTGGTAAGCATATTTCAGCTGCTGATTATTCCAATAGCCTAGCACTTTGGGATCAGGCTGCCGAAAAAATGGCAGCATTCAATCAAGAATATGATTTATATTTAACACCGACTACCGCTACAACGGCACCAAAAATAGCGGCAGAATTGCAAACCCCAGAGCAAATCCAACAAATGAAACAAGTAGAAAAGTTATCTAGTAAGGAACAAATGCAATTAATTTGGGATATGTTTGAGAAAAGTTTAGCTTTGTCTCCCTTTACGCAACAAGCAAATTTAACCGGTCAACCCGCAATTAGTTTACCCACTCATATTGCTGAAAATGGTCTACCATTAGGAATCCATTTCACAGCGCCAAAGAATCGGGAAGAATGGCTTTTAGAGATTGGATTAGAATTTGAACAAGCACGTTTATTTAAAATGCGAGAATAG
- a CDS encoding AI-2E family transporter — MWGNMLQRKRFRQVLIFCGIALILYLSKGIFTLIVLTYIFSFLLSRGVKKIKKIVPISHTIITLTIYAGIAGLICLFFMKSVPILANQISNLYDLATSFYQTKDFSNVPLAKELEGYVQNFDVISKVESNISTCSHFVKSISELSVNMACAFVLSLFYVLEIKQIKHFFALFKKEPFTILYNDLSEMFSRFNRIFSSVMTGQFKIVLFNTLLTITSLIFLGFPHIISLSIMLFILSWIPVFGVMLSFIPLSIIAYMQSGLNQVIYILVITICIHLAETYILRSKLMSSQTELPTFFIFVILLLSPEVIGMWGLLLGIPIFLFILDILGIKKIEKDNLKERTQVV; from the coding sequence ATGTGGGGAAATATGTTACAAAGGAAAAGATTTAGACAGGTACTTATTTTTTGTGGAATAGCGTTAATTTTATACTTATCAAAAGGGATCTTTACTTTAATTGTACTAACTTATATATTTTCATTTTTGCTATCACGAGGTGTAAAGAAAATTAAAAAAATTGTGCCAATCAGTCATACTATTATTACATTGACTATATATGCTGGAATAGCTGGTTTAATTTGCCTTTTTTTCATGAAATCAGTTCCTATTTTAGCGAATCAAATTAGTAATTTATATGATTTGGCTACTTCATTTTATCAGACGAAAGATTTTAGCAATGTCCCTTTAGCAAAGGAATTAGAGGGCTATGTCCAAAATTTTGATGTGATAAGTAAGGTGGAAAGTAATATTTCAACATGTAGTCATTTTGTTAAAAGTATTAGTGAATTAAGTGTGAATATGGCTTGTGCCTTCGTATTAAGCCTTTTTTATGTATTAGAAATAAAACAAATAAAGCATTTTTTTGCTTTATTTAAAAAAGAGCCCTTTACAATTCTTTATAATGATTTAAGCGAGATGTTTAGCCGCTTTAATCGTATTTTTAGCTCAGTAATGACTGGTCAATTTAAAATTGTTCTTTTCAATACGCTACTAACTATAACGAGTTTGATTTTTTTAGGTTTCCCACATATTATTAGTCTGTCTATTATGCTATTTATATTAAGTTGGATTCCTGTTTTTGGAGTGATGCTTTCTTTTATTCCGCTATCTATTATTGCCTATATGCAAAGTGGATTGAATCAAGTCATCTATATACTTGTAATTACAATATGTATTCATCTAGCCGAAACGTATATTTTGCGATCTAAATTAATGTCCAGTCAAACAGAACTTCCTACTTTTTTCATTTTTGTGATTTTATTGCTGAGTCCTGAGGTTATAGGGATGTGGGGATTACTATTAGGTATTCCTATCTTTCTATTTATTTTGGATATTCTTGGAATCAAGAAGATTGAAAAAGACAACTTGAAAGAACGTACTCAAGTTGTCTAA